GGCGAGACCGACACCGTGACGGCCACCGTCCAGAGCGGCGCCGCCAGCGTCGCCTGGAGCCACGTGGACGCGTCCTCCTTCGTCTCGACCCTCCAGCCCGCCGGGCTCTCGGCCAGCCTGACCCCGGACGCCTGCGGATTCCTCGCCCCCGGCGAGGGCGTCACGGTCACCGCCACCCCCGATGGCCCCGGCGGCGGCAGCCCCGAGAGCTGCCTCGTCCCGATCCTGCCGGGCGCCACGCGGCCCTCTCTCGACCTGCTGCCGGGCGGCGATCCCATCGTCTGGGAGCTCCCGGTCGCGGGAGGTAGCCTCACCCTCGAGCCCCTCCCCGGCTTCGCCTGCGGTGACGAGCAGGTGAGGCTGCGCTGGGACCTGAGAGGCCTGCCCGGGGAGCTGCACCCCGCCGGGGCGGCCGGAGGGCTGGTCGATCAGGCGCAGGCCCTGCCCCTGACGCTGGAGGCCACGGCCGACGAGGTCGCGGCCGTGCTCGGCGCGGCGGGCAGCTTCGAGGGGCCGCTGGTGCTCGAGGGCCGCTACCTGCCGGGCACCTGGCACGAGGACGATCCGGCGGCCTACCCTCCGGTGGTCCTGGAGCGCACCCTGCGGATCGTGCCCGCCCCCGCGACCGAGACCACGGTGGCGCTGCTCGCCTCCGGCGCCGTCGGCCCCGGCGAGATCGTCCCGGCCCGGATCACCTTCCGCTCCGACGTCCCGGTCTCCGAGGTCCGCCTGGGCCTCGCCGCCCGGGGCCTCTCCCTGGTGCCCGGCTCCCGGGTGGAGGTGGCGAGCGGCTGCGCCACCACGAGCGCCGCCGCCGCAGCGGCACCGGGCGGCCTCGTCCTCGCCCTCGACGCCGTGCCGGCGGCCTGCACCGTCGAGCTCACCGCGCTGCTGCGGGTGGAGTGGGGGGCCTCCTCCCTGGCCTTCGAGGCCTGCACCTGGCGGGAGGGGCCCCTCGCCTGCGAGGGCCGCGCCGTCCTGGGCCGGGCGGGGATGTTCGGCTGCGATCAGGGCCGCGGGGCCGGCGGCGGCGCGCTGGCCCTCGGGCTGCTGCTCCTGGGCCTCTGGTGGCGGCCCCGGCGCTGATCCTCGCGGGCCGTACAGCCGCGCCGGTCGATGTGGTACGAGCACGATCCTGATGCGGGTCGACTCCATCCTGGGCCACGATCGCCCCAAGACGATCCTCTCGGCGGCGCTGGCCGGCGGGCGGCTCCACCACGCCTGGCTCTTCTCCGGGCCCGCCGGGGTGGGCAAGGAGCTGCTGGCCATGATCTTCGCCCGGGCCCTCCTCTGCGAGGGCGGCGATGCGGGCCGCCCCTGCGAGGCGTGTGAGAGCTGCGAGCGCTCGGCGCGGGGCGTGAACCCCGACCTGGTGATCGTCCGGCCCGAGGCCGAGCGTGTGGCTCGCAACGAGATCGACCGGGACGCGCTCGAGGGCAGCCCCTCCCGCGAGATCCGCATCGCGGAGGTCCGGGCCCTCGAGCGGCGCCTGCGCCTGCCCTCCCACCGGGGCGGCCGCACGGTGGCCCTGATCAGCCCCGCCGAAGCCATGAACGGCTCGGCCCAGAACGCCCTCCTCAAGACCCTCGAGGAGCCGCCCAACGGAAGCGTCCTCTTGCTGGTGACCGACGCCGAGGGCGCCTTGCTGCCCACGGTCCGCTCGCGCTGCCTGCGGCTGCCCTTCGGGCCCCTGCCCACCGCGCTGCTGGAGCGCGAGCTGCGCGCCCGCCTCGAGTGCGACGAGGCGGTGGCCCGCTCGGTGGCGGCCCTCTCGGGCGGCTCCCTGGGCCGCGCCCTGCAGCTGGGCACCGAGAGCGCCGAGCGCCGCTACCAGGTCCTCGATCTGCTCGAGGTGCTCACCACCAGCCGCGGCCCGGATCCCATCGAGATCCAGCGGGCGGCGGCCGAGTGGTCCGGCGACCGGGACGACACCACCTGGCTGCTGGAGATCACCGAGGGCTACCTGCGGGATCTGCTCGCCGCCGCCGCCGGCGCCGGGGCCGAGGCCCTCCACAACCACGATCGCGTGGATCCGATCCTCGCCACTGCGGCGCGGGTGGCGCCCTTCCGGATCCACGCCGCCCTCGAGAGCCTCGAGGAGGCGCGGGCGGGGCTCGCCCGCAACGCCAACCTGCGCCTGACCCTCGAGCGCACCCTCGGCCGGGTCGCGGAGGCCCTGTGAGCGACGACGCCCGGATCCTGCTGCTGGTCGGCGACGAGTTCCTGGTGCGGGAGCGCGCCCGCCAGCTGGCCGACGCGCGCGTGCCCGAGAGCATGCAGAGCCTCAACCTGGTGGTGCTCGACGGCCCGGGCACCGACGCCCGGCAGATCGCCCAGCACCTGGCACAGGTGCCGATGTTCCGGGGCGCGAAGGTGGTGCTGGTCCACGACACCACCCTCCTGGCGGGACAGAAGGACCTCGCGGACCTGCTGGAGAAGGCCCGCAAGCAGGTCGAGGACGGCAAGCTCGGCCCCGCCACCCGGCGGGTGCTGGGGGTGCTGGCGAGCGCCGGCTGGTCGATCGCGGACCTCACCGAGGCGAACAAGGCCCGCTTCAAGAAGGAGCTGGGCGTCGACCGCGACGTCTTCGGCAAGCCCTTCTTCCAGCGCATCCGCGAGCACGCCGAGGAGCAGGAGTGGCGGGTCCCCGAGTCGGAGACCGAGGCCCTCGAGCGGCTGATCGCGGATCCCCCGGGAGAGAACGGCCTGATCCTCACCGCCGAGGCCGCCGACAAGAAGCACCCCCTCTACCGGAAGATCGAGGAGGTCGGCGCCGTCGAGGTCCACCGGGCCCAGCAGCGCGGCCGGGACATCGAGACCCTCGACATCTCCGCGGTGCGCGACGGCATCCTGAAGGAGCACGGCAAGCGGCTGACCCCGGGGGCCGAGCGCCTCCTCAAGCGGGCCATCGGCAGCGAGCTGCGGCTGCTCGCCACCGAGCTCGAGAAGCTCTGCCTCTTCGCGGGTGAGCGCCCGCAGGTGACGGAGGAGGACATCCGCGAGCTCGGCATCTCCCAGGTGCGGGAGGAGGCCTTCTGGGAGCTCGGCTCCGCCGTCACCGCCGGCGACGCGGCCCGGGCGCTCTACTTCCTCGGCGACGCCCTCGATCACCGGCACGCGCCCCTCCAGATCCTCGGCGGGATCGCCTCGGCGGTGCGCAACGCGCTCCAGGTCCGGGCGCTGGGGGAGCGGGCCGGCCTCTCCGGGCGCCTGCGGGAGATGCCCCCCGAGCTGGTGGCCGAGGTCGGCGCCCTGCGCGGCCGCAAGCCGCACCCCTTCGCCCTGCTCAAGGAGTGGGAGCGCGCCAGCAGCTGGCCGGACCTCGCGGCCCTCCAGCTCGCCCTCGAGGCCTGCGCCCGCACCGATCTGGAGCTGAAGGGCGACGGCGGCTCGCCGCGGCTGGCCCTGGAGGCCCTGGTCTTCCGGATCGCCGGCCTCGCCCGCCCGCCCCGGCGGCGCGCCGCGCCCGCGGCTCGCCGGTAGCGCGACCGGCCCAGGTCACATAAGTATCCGGGCGCCATGAGCATCCGTGACGAATCCGACGCCCCGATCCTGGTGACCTCTGCGCTGCCCTACGCCAACGGCAGCATCCACCTGGGCCACCTGGTCGAATACATCCAGACCGACATCTACGTGCGCTTCCTGAAGTCCATCGGGGCGGACGTCACCTACGTCTGCGCCGACGACACCCACGGCGCCGCCATCGAGATCTCGGCCGCCCGGGAGAAGGTCTCCCCCGAGGACTTCATCGCCCGGGTGAAGGTCGAGCACGAGCGGGACCTCGCGGCCTTCGGGGTCGCCTTCGACGCCTTCCACAGCACCCACTCCGAGGAGAACCGCCGCTGGGCGACCCGGATCTACGAGGCGCTGCGGGACGGCGGGCACGTCACCGAGCGCTCGAGCGAGCAGCTCTACTGCGTCACCGACGAGCGCTTCCTCCCCGACCGCTTCGTGAAGGGCACCTGCCCGAAGTGCGGCGCCGCCGACCAGTACGGCGACAACTGCGAGCAGTGCGGCGCCACCTACGAACCCACCGATCTGAAGGGCGCGGCCTGCGCCATCTGCGGGCACGAGCCCGAGGTGCGCTCCTCGACCCACCTCTACGTGCAGCTCGAGCACTTCGCCGACTTCCTCAAGGGCTGGACCGGCAGCGGCAGCCTCCAGCCCGAGATCCGCAACTTCGTCGAGGGCTGGCTGGAGGAGGGCCTGCAGGACTGGTGCGTCACCCGCGACGGCCCCTACTTCGGCTTCGAGGTGCCCGACCGCCCCGGCAAGTACTTCTACGTCTGGCTCGACGCGCCGGTGGGCTACATCGCCTCCACCGAGTTCTGGGCCGGCGGCGCCGGCAAGGACGTGAAGGACTACTGGGAGCGCCCGGGCGCCCGGATCCTCCACTTCATCGGCAAGGACATCGTCTACTTCCACACCCTCTTCTGGCCGGCGATGCTCGAGGGGGCGCAGCTCGCCCTGCCCGAGCGGGTCATCGTCCACGGGATGCTCACCGTGAACGGCGTGAAGATGTCCAAGAGCCGGGGCACCTTCATCAACGCCCGGACCTACCTCGAGGCCGGCCTCGATCCCGAGTGGCTGCGCTACTACTACGCCGGCAACCTCGGGGCCCGGCCCGACGACCTCGACCTCAACCTCGAGGAGTTCGGTCAGCGGATCAACGCCGAGCTGGTCAACAACGTGGCCAACCTCTGCCACCGCGCGGTCTCCTTCGGCTGCTCGAAGCTCGAGGGCCGCATCGGGGCCCCCTCGCAGGGGGAGCTGAAGACCGAGGCCCTGAAGCTCATGGACGAGATCCGGGACCACTACGAGGCCCTCGACTTCCGCAAGGCGCTCAAGGCGATCAACCAGCTCGCCGACCTGGGCAACCGCCACTTCCAGGACTCGGCGCCCTGGACCCAGATCAAGACCGACCCCGAGGCGGCGCGTCAGACCGTCACCGACGCGGTGAACGTCTCGGCGCTGCTGGCCATCGCCCTCGCGCCGGTGGTGCCCGGCCTCTCCGGCCGGATGGCCGAGGCCCTGGGCCTCGAGGAGCTCGGCTGGGGGCGGGCGACCTTCTCCGAGGCCGACCGCGCGATCGGCCCGGCGGTGCCCCTGGCCAGCCGGGTGGAGCCCGAGAGGGTGCAGGCCATGGTGAAGCCGCAGGAAGAGCTCCCGCCGCCGCCGCCGCGCAAGGCGGAGGAGGGGCAGGGCGCCGAGGTCGGCCTGATCGGCTTCGACGACTTCCAGAAGGTCGAGCTGCGGGTGGGCCTGGTCGTCGAGGCCGAGAAGGTGGAGAAGGCGGACAAGCTCCTGAAGCTCGCGGTGGACCTGGGCGAGGACCGGCACCGCACCATCCTGGCGGGGATCGCGCAGGCCTACGAGCCGGAGACCCTCGTCGGCAAGCGGGTGGTGGCGGTGACCAACCTGGCCCCCCGCAAGCTCCGGGGAATCCTCTCCGAGGGGATGCTCCTGGCCGCCGGACCTGGCGGCGCCGAGCTGACCCTGGCCGAGATCCCCGGAGAGGTCGCGCCGGGAACGAGGGTGAAATGAGCCTGCTCTTCCCCCAGCTCCCCGATGGCCCGGTGGCCGACTTCGATCCCGAGCTGCTGGAGGCCACCGTCGAGGAGCTGATCGCCGTCCTGGAGGAGCAGGATGGCGGCCGGCGCCTCGCGGCCGCCGCGCTCCTCGCCGCCCACGGCAACGACGCCGGCCGGGAGATCCTGCGCGAGGGTGTAGAGGAGGACGCCAGCACCTACGTCGCCCTCGAGGCGCTGCGCTGGCTGGAGGACGATCACTGCCTGCCCTGGGCCCGGGACGTGCTGGGCCGGCGGCTCCTCTCGCCCTTCGTCCAGGCCCAGGCCGCCGCGCTGCTGATCGCCGTGGGGGAGGGCGCCGATCGCGAGCGCGGCACCGCCCACCTCCTCGAGCGCGCTCGCAACCGCACGCGGGACGACGATCGCGGCCTGGTGGTGGAGCTCCTCGGAGAGGTCGGCGTCGAGGCCGCCCTGGAGGAGCTCGAGAAGACCGCCGCGGCCGTCGCGGATCCCTTCTGCGGCGCCGCCCTCAAGGCGCTGGCCCGCCTGGATCCCGAGGGCGTGCGCGAGCGTCTCTCCGCGCTCGCCCGGGACGGCGCGGCCGACACCGATCTGCGCTGCGATGCGGTGGAGGCCCTCTCGATCCTCGACGACGAGGCCGCCCGGGCGGTGCTCCTCGAGGTCGCCGGGGGCGACGACATCGTCGCCGACCTGGCGCAGGGGCTCGTCGAGGACTGATGTTCATCGACGCGCACGCGCACCTCGACGCGGAGAGCTTCACGCTCCCGCCCGAGGAGATCCTCCGCCGCGCCTTCGAGGCCGGGGTCGATCAGCTGATCGTGGTCGGCTGCGGCGTCGAGCGCTCCCGGAACGCGCTGGCGCTGGCGCAGCGCCACCCGGGCCGGCTCTTCGCGGTGGTGGGCGTCCACCCCCACGACGTGGCCGGGATGCGGGACGCCGACCTCGAGGCCATCGCCGCCCTGGCTCGCGAGCCGGAGGTCGTGGGGGTGGGGGAGACCGGCCTCGACTACCACTACGATCACTCGCCCCGCGACGTGCAGCAGGAGGTCTTCGCCCGTCACCTCGAGCTGGCCCGGGAGGTCGGCAAGCCGGTGGTCATCCACACCCGCGAGGCTGAGGAGGACACGCTCTCGGTCCTCGAGCGGGTGGGGCGCCTCCCCGCCGGCGGTCAGCTCCACTGCTTCACCTCCTCCCGCGAGCTCGCCCTGCGGGGCGTCGAGGAGCACGGCTTCCACGTCAGCTTCTCCGGCGTGCTGACCTTCGCCAACGCCGACCCGCTGCGGGCGATCTGTGCCGAGCTGCCCGAGGAGAGGCTGCTGATCGAGACCGACTGCCCCTACCTCACCCCCGCGCCCTTCCGGGGCATCAAGAACGAGCCAGCCCTGGTCAGCGTGGTCGCCGGCAAGATGGCCGAGCTGCGGGGGCTCGAGGTCGCCGAGCTGGCCCGCCGGACGAGCGCCCACTGCCGGGCCCTCTTCGGACTCCCCCCGCCGCCGCCGAGCGACCTGCTCGCCTTCGCCTCCGGCCGCTGCCTCCACCTCCGGGTGGATCACCCCGAGGCCACCGCCGCGCAGCTCCTCGAGGCCGCCGGGCGCTGGCCGGAGAAGAAGCTGCGCGAGGTCGAGCTCCTCACCCTCGGAGGGGAGGAGCGCGCGGTGCTGGCCGAGGCGGCGCGGGGCTGGGCCGCGGCCCGCGGACTCAGTCTTCGCCCAGGGGAAGCGTGAAGCGCTTCATCTCCTCGGCCATCAGCTCGGCGTCCTGCAGGAGCTCCTGCATCAGCCGGTGAATCCGGGCGGCGTTCTCGCTGTTCTGCTCGGGCAGCTCGGCGATCCGCTGGAGGGAGGCCAGGATCTGACGGGCGCCCTGCTCCTGCTCCTTCAGGGCCCGGGAGAGGGTGTGGGTGCGGTCGGCGATGGTCTCCACGGAGGAGGAGATGTGGCGGCTGCCGGTGGCCTGCTCCTCGGTGGCGAGGTTCACGCTGTGCGCGCCGATCCGCATCCGCTCCGCGGCCTGCATGATGAGGTCCATCCCGGTGGACTGCTCGGAGGTGGAGTTGGCGATCTGCTTCGCCATGTTGCGCAGGAGCTCCATGGAGTCGGCGACGCTCTTGGTCGCGGCGGCCTGCTCCGCCGTGCGCCGCTCGATCGACGCCGCCATCTGGGTGGAGCGCCGGGAGCTGGCCAGGATCTCCTCGAGGGCCGAGCTGGCGGCCCGGGTCAGGCCGATGCCCTCCTCCACCGAGAAGAGGCCGCCGGCCATCGCCTCGATGGCCTCGCTGACCTCGCGGCGGACGGCCGAGATGAGCTGGGTGATCTCCTTGGTGGAGCGGGCCGTCTGCTCGGCCAGATCCTTGATCTCCTCGGCGACCACCGCGAAGCCCTTGCCGTGCTCTCCCGCCTGGGCGGCCAGGATGGCGGCGTTGAGGGCCAGGAGGTTGGTCCGGTCGGTGACCGACTCGATGACGGTGAGGATGGAGCCGATCTCGGTGGAGCGATCACCGAGGCGCTGGACCGTCCCGGCGGCGCGCTCCACGCTGGCCTTGATGGCCTCCATCCCGGTCTTGGTCTTCTCCACCGAGACCACGCCGAGCGAGGCCGCGTCCCCGCTGGCCTTTTCCGAGAGGCGGGCGGACTCCCGGGCGCTCTGCTCGACGTCCCGGATGGTGCTGGAGATCTGGGCGACGGCGGAGAGGGTGTCCTCGGCGACGGTCGCCAGGCCCTCGGCGTTGCGGGCGATCTCCCCGGTGGTGGTGGCGAGCTGGAAGATCGACGAGGAGGCCTCGTCGATGCCGCCGGTGAGGGCCTGGGCGCTGTGGGTGACGGAGCCGATGGTGGCGGCCATCTCCTGGATCGAGCTGGAGGAGGTCTCCACCGAGGCGGCCAGGTCGGCGGTGACCCCGGAGATCTCCTCGATGGCCGCCTTCAGCTCGCCGATCGAGGAGGAGATCTCGGTGACCGCCTCCGCCTCGGTGCGGGCGCCCACGGAGACGCGCTCGGCGTCCCGCAGGATGATCTCCGCCGAGCCGGAGACGCGCTCGGCGACCCGGTGGATGTGCTGCAGCATCCTCCCCAGGGAGACCATCGAGCTGCGGATGGACTGATCCAGGCGGCCGATCTCGTCCCGGGAGTCGATCTTGGTCTGGAAGCTCAGGTCCCCGGTCGCGAGGCGCGCCGCCTCGGTCTCCAGCATGGTCACCGGCTCGATCACCTCCTTGCGCAAGAAGCGGCGGATCAGGAGGAGCACCAGCACGGTCAGGAGGAGGGCTCCGCCGAGCATGGTCAGCAGGAACTTCTGGACGATGTCCCGCTCGGCCTGGAGGGAGGTGGAGATCTTCACCGCGCCGAGCACCTTGCCCTCGGAGGTGTGGCAGGCGTGGCAGGCCTTGGTGTTGGGGAAGGGGTCGTAGATCGTGAGGCGGCCGCCTTCTTCGAAGACCAGCCGCTCGCCGCTGGAGGAGATGCGGGTGAGGGCCTCGCTCTCGCTCACCCGGGCCTTCGGCTGGAAGGCGGGGCGCCCCTCGTGGTTGAAGACCTCGACCGTCTCGAGGCCCTCGATGGAGCGCAGCCGCCGCACCAGGCTCTCGGTCACCTCGTTCTCCCCGGAGAGCATCGTCTCCTCGATGCTGCTGCGGACCACCAGCGCGGTGTCGTCCAGGCGCTGGCGGGCCGCCGTGAAGACGTCGGAGCGGGTCAGGTAGACGATCACCAGGCAGGTGGCGAACATGCTCATGGCCACGACGGCCATGATGAAGATCAGGATCCGGTGTTCGAGTCGTTCTCTCATGCTCGCCCGAGCGGGCTCCCGGCCTGGCGGTGGGAGGGGCCTCTCGACCTCCCGATTTATCACGGCAGGGGAGGGGATCCTATCGGCCGGTGGCAGGAGCCCCCGGCCATGCTATCCGGGATCTCGCTGTCCCCTCCCGGGCCGCCCGCCCCCGAACCTCGAAGGAGGAAGCCATGACGCCGAAGAGGACCCTCGCCCTGCTCCTCGTCCTCACCCCCCTCCTCGCCGCGAGCGCGGCGCGGGCCGAGCGCCGGGAGGAGGGCACCCTCGTCTTCGACGGCGTCCCCGAGGCCCCGGCCGAGCTCGGCGAGCGGCTGCGGCAGTACGAGAACGTCCGGGCTGCCGCCCTCGATGGCTGGGATCCCGTCCGGGGCGGCCTCCTCGTCACGACCCGCTTCGCCGAGACGGCGCAGCTGCACCACGTCGCCCGCCCGGGCGCCTACCGCCAGCAGCTGACCTTCTTCGCCGAGCCGATCCGGGAGGCCGCCATGCGGCCGGCGGTGAAGGGCCAGAAGGCCCACGGCCTCGTCCTCCTGAAGGACGTGGGGGGCGACGAGAACTACCAGCTCCACTACCTCGATCTGGCGACCGGGAAGGCTCACCTCCTCACCGACGGGAAGGCCCGGCACGGCGAGGCCCGCTGGAGCCACGCCGGGGATCGCGTCGCCTACTTCGGCACCGGCCGCAACGGGAAGGACTGGGACATCTACGTCACCACCCCCGAGGCGAAGGGGGCCGGGGAGGCCCGGCGAGTGTACGAGGGGGAGGGGAGCTGGGTGCCCTACGCCTGGAGCCCCGACGACCGGAGGCTGCTCGTGGGCAAGTACGTCTCGATCAACGAGAGCAGCCTGCACGTCCTCGACCTCGCCACCGGCGCGTTGACCCAGGTCAACCCCTCGGAGAAGAGGATCGCCTACGGTGAGTCGGCGGTCTTCTCCGGAGACGGCAAGGGTGTCTTCTACACCTCGGACGAGGCGGGGGAGTTCCGGCAGCTCGTCTACTGGGATCTGACGCGGCGGCAGGCGACGGTGCTCTCGGCGAAGATCGACTGGGACGTGGAGGAGCTGGCGATCTCCCCGGACGGCCGCGCCCTGGCCTTCACGGTCAACGAGGACGGCATCCTGCGCCTCTACCTGATGAACACGAAGACCCGCGCGCACCGGCAGGTGAAGGGGCTCCCCATCGGCCTGCTGCGCGGGCTCCACTTCTCCCCGGACGGCAGGCAGCTCGGGGTCGGCGCCAACACCCCCCAGACCCCCGGCGACGTCTTCGTGGTCGACGTGAAGAACCCGAAGAAGGTCACCCGCTGGACCCACAGCGAGGTGGGGGGGCTGGACCCGGAGATCTTCGTGGTGCCGGAGCTGGTCCGCTACCCGACCTTCGATCAGGTCGAGGGGAAGGCCCGGGAGATCCCGGCCTTCGTCTACCGGCCCCGGGGGGCGAAGGGCGCGGCGCCGGTCATCGTCTACATCCACGGCGGGCCGGAGAGCCAGTTCGTGCCCTACTTCTCCTCGTCCCTGCAGTACTACCTGAACGAGCTGGGCGTCGCGGTGGTGGCGCCCAACGTGCGCGGCTCCGCCGGCTACGGCAAGAGCTACCTGGAGCTCGACAACGGCTTCAAGCGCGAGGACTCGGTGAGGGACATCGGCGCCCTGCTCGACTGGATCGAGAAGGATCCCGGGCTCGACGGGAAGCGGGTGGTGGTGATGGGCGGCTCCTACGGCGGCTACATGGTGCTGGCCACCCTGGCCCACTACGGCGACCGGCTGGTGGCGGGCGTCGACAACGTCGGCATCTCCAACTTCGTCACCTTCCTGACCAACACCAAGGACTACCGCCGCGACCTGCGCCGCCAGGAGTACGGCGACGAGCGTGATCCCGAGATGCGGGCCTTCCTCGAGAAGATCTCGCCCACCAACAACGTGGAGAAGATCACGAAGCCCCTCTTCATCGGCCAGGGCCAGAACGACCCCCGGGTCCCGGTGAGCGAGGCCGAGCAGATGCTGGCCGCCCTCCGCGCGCGGGGGGGGACCGCCTGGTACCTGCTGGCCCGCGACGAGGGCCACGGCTTCCGCAAGAAGAAGAACTACGACGCCTACCGTCAGGCGGTGGTGCTCTTCCTCCAGGCCTACCTGCTGACCGACTAAACCAGAGATCATGATTCCCGAACAGCGGATGGCGCCGCGGACGTGCCCGGATGCAAGGAAGGGTGAGGGAGCCTAGCCTTAGCTAGGTGACCGAGGCCTGACGCCGCAGGCGGGTGCGGCCTGCAAGCCAAACGTGATCGGGAATCGTGATTTCTGGTTTAGAAGCCGTCCTTCTCGGCGCGGAGGGCGGCGAAGACCTCGGCGGGCGCCTCGCGGCCGGTGTGGGCGCGGGGGCCCGGCTGCGTGCAGCGCAGGAAGGGGTTGGTGGCGAGCTCCTCACCGAGGGTCGCCGGGACCGTGGGGAGGCCGGAGGCCCGGGCCTGCTCGACCAGGGCGAGGCGGGCGCTCACGGCGAGGGAGCCCGGCTCCACGTGCTGGGCGAAGCGCAGGTTGCTCCGCGTGTACTCGTGCCCGCAGTAGACCAGGGTCTCGGGCGGGAGGGCCGCCAGGCGGGAGAGCGAGGACCACATCTGCTCGGGCGTGCC
Above is a genomic segment from Deltaproteobacteria bacterium containing:
- the metG gene encoding methionine--tRNA ligase, which produces MSIRDESDAPILVTSALPYANGSIHLGHLVEYIQTDIYVRFLKSIGADVTYVCADDTHGAAIEISAAREKVSPEDFIARVKVEHERDLAAFGVAFDAFHSTHSEENRRWATRIYEALRDGGHVTERSSEQLYCVTDERFLPDRFVKGTCPKCGAADQYGDNCEQCGATYEPTDLKGAACAICGHEPEVRSSTHLYVQLEHFADFLKGWTGSGSLQPEIRNFVEGWLEEGLQDWCVTRDGPYFGFEVPDRPGKYFYVWLDAPVGYIASTEFWAGGAGKDVKDYWERPGARILHFIGKDIVYFHTLFWPAMLEGAQLALPERVIVHGMLTVNGVKMSKSRGTFINARTYLEAGLDPEWLRYYYAGNLGARPDDLDLNLEEFGQRINAELVNNVANLCHRAVSFGCSKLEGRIGAPSQGELKTEALKLMDEIRDHYEALDFRKALKAINQLADLGNRHFQDSAPWTQIKTDPEAARQTVTDAVNVSALLAIALAPVVPGLSGRMAEALGLEELGWGRATFSEADRAIGPAVPLASRVEPERVQAMVKPQEELPPPPPRKAEEGQGAEVGLIGFDDFQKVELRVGLVVEAEKVEKADKLLKLAVDLGEDRHRTILAGIAQAYEPETLVGKRVVAVTNLAPRKLRGILSEGMLLAAGPGGAELTLAEIPGEVAPGTRVK
- the holB gene encoding DNA polymerase III subunit delta'; the encoded protein is MRVDSILGHDRPKTILSAALAGGRLHHAWLFSGPAGVGKELLAMIFARALLCEGGDAGRPCEACESCERSARGVNPDLVIVRPEAERVARNEIDRDALEGSPSREIRIAEVRALERRLRLPSHRGGRTVALISPAEAMNGSAQNALLKTLEEPPNGSVLLLVTDAEGALLPTVRSRCLRLPFGPLPTALLERELRARLECDEAVARSVAALSGGSLGRALQLGTESAERRYQVLDLLEVLTTSRGPDPIEIQRAAAEWSGDRDDTTWLLEITEGYLRDLLAAAAGAGAEALHNHDRVDPILATAARVAPFRIHAALESLEEARAGLARNANLRLTLERTLGRVAEAL
- a CDS encoding S9 family peptidase; this encodes MTPKRTLALLLVLTPLLAASAARAERREEGTLVFDGVPEAPAELGERLRQYENVRAAALDGWDPVRGGLLVTTRFAETAQLHHVARPGAYRQQLTFFAEPIREAAMRPAVKGQKAHGLVLLKDVGGDENYQLHYLDLATGKAHLLTDGKARHGEARWSHAGDRVAYFGTGRNGKDWDIYVTTPEAKGAGEARRVYEGEGSWVPYAWSPDDRRLLVGKYVSINESSLHVLDLATGALTQVNPSEKRIAYGESAVFSGDGKGVFYTSDEAGEFRQLVYWDLTRRQATVLSAKIDWDVEELAISPDGRALAFTVNEDGILRLYLMNTKTRAHRQVKGLPIGLLRGLHFSPDGRQLGVGANTPQTPGDVFVVDVKNPKKVTRWTHSEVGGLDPEIFVVPELVRYPTFDQVEGKAREIPAFVYRPRGAKGAAPVIVYIHGGPESQFVPYFSSSLQYYLNELGVAVVAPNVRGSAGYGKSYLELDNGFKREDSVRDIGALLDWIEKDPGLDGKRVVVMGGSYGGYMVLATLAHYGDRLVAGVDNVGISNFVTFLTNTKDYRRDLRRQEYGDERDPEMRAFLEKISPTNNVEKITKPLFIGQGQNDPRVPVSEAEQMLAALRARGGTAWYLLARDEGHGFRKKKNYDAYRQAVVLFLQAYLLTD
- a CDS encoding TatD family hydrolase; translation: MFIDAHAHLDAESFTLPPEEILRRAFEAGVDQLIVVGCGVERSRNALALAQRHPGRLFAVVGVHPHDVAGMRDADLEAIAALAREPEVVGVGETGLDYHYDHSPRDVQQEVFARHLELAREVGKPVVIHTREAEEDTLSVLERVGRLPAGGQLHCFTSSRELALRGVEEHGFHVSFSGVLTFANADPLRAICAELPEERLLIETDCPYLTPAPFRGIKNEPALVSVVAGKMAELRGLEVAELARRTSAHCRALFGLPPPPPSDLLAFASGRCLHLRVDHPEATAAQLLEAAGRWPEKKLREVELLTLGGEERAVLAEAARGWAAARGLSLRPGEA
- a CDS encoding methyl-accepting chemotaxis protein, which produces MRERLEHRILIFIMAVVAMSMFATCLVIVYLTRSDVFTAARQRLDDTALVVRSSIEETMLSGENEVTESLVRRLRSIEGLETVEVFNHEGRPAFQPKARVSESEALTRISSSGERLVFEEGGRLTIYDPFPNTKACHACHTSEGKVLGAVKISTSLQAERDIVQKFLLTMLGGALLLTVLVLLLIRRFLRKEVIEPVTMLETEAARLATGDLSFQTKIDSRDEIGRLDQSIRSSMVSLGRMLQHIHRVAERVSGSAEIILRDAERVSVGARTEAEAVTEISSSIGELKAAIEEISGVTADLAASVETSSSSIQEMAATIGSVTHSAQALTGGIDEASSSIFQLATTTGEIARNAEGLATVAEDTLSAVAQISSTIRDVEQSARESARLSEKASGDAASLGVVSVEKTKTGMEAIKASVERAAGTVQRLGDRSTEIGSILTVIESVTDRTNLLALNAAILAAQAGEHGKGFAVVAEEIKDLAEQTARSTKEITQLISAVRREVSEAIEAMAGGLFSVEEGIGLTRAASSALEEILASSRRSTQMAASIERRTAEQAAATKSVADSMELLRNMAKQIANSTSEQSTGMDLIMQAAERMRIGAHSVNLATEEQATGSRHISSSVETIADRTHTLSRALKEQEQGARQILASLQRIAELPEQNSENAARIHRLMQELLQDAELMAEEMKRFTLPLGED